The following coding sequences are from one Nitrospira sp. CR1.1 window:
- the pssA gene encoding CDP-diacylglycerol--serine O-phosphatidyltransferase, which translates to MKSPTMRPPFAKGHRKRQAMYLIPNLCTTGNLFCGVFAILSVFNGQHLVAAIAILVGMIFDMLDGKLARLTNSTGQFGIEYDSLSDVVSFGVAPGVLIYSYALSGQGMFGVAVMFAYVAMGAVRLARFNATVSTSDSKYFTGLAIPAAAGVIASLVIFDLHITQMGSEVKPLLILVITFGLAFLMVSTIKYRSFKDMKFRRGDHFTYLVWGILALMLIVAWPQAMLFVTFTGYAVSGPIARMWTMIAKSAGKPLAKADGPVVDTRES; encoded by the coding sequence ATGAAATCACCAACTATGCGACCTCCGTTTGCGAAGGGGCATCGAAAGCGGCAGGCGATGTACCTGATCCCCAATCTCTGTACGACGGGCAATTTATTCTGCGGCGTGTTTGCGATCCTGTCGGTGTTTAACGGGCAGCATCTGGTGGCGGCCATCGCCATCCTGGTCGGCATGATTTTCGACATGTTGGACGGGAAGCTGGCACGGTTGACGAATAGTACCGGTCAGTTCGGTATCGAGTACGATTCCCTGTCGGATGTGGTGTCTTTCGGCGTCGCGCCTGGGGTCTTGATTTATTCCTACGCGCTCAGCGGACAGGGCATGTTCGGAGTGGCGGTCATGTTCGCCTACGTTGCTATGGGAGCCGTGCGTCTGGCTCGATTCAATGCCACCGTGAGCACCTCCGACAGCAAGTACTTTACAGGATTAGCCATCCCAGCGGCCGCAGGCGTCATTGCGTCCCTGGTCATCTTTGATCTTCACATTACCCAGATGGGCTCGGAAGTGAAGCCGCTGCTGATTCTAGTGATTACGTTTGGGCTGGCATTCCTGATGGTCAGTACGATCAAGTATCGTAGCTTCAAGGACATGAAGTTCAGGCGAGGCGATCACTTCACCTATCTGGTGTGGGGAATTCTGGCCTTGATGTTGATTGTCGCGTGGCCGCAGGCTATGCTGTTCGTGACATTCACGGGTTATGCGGTGTCGGGTCCGATTGCGCGCATGTGGACGATGATCGCCAAGAGCGCAGGCAAGCCGCTCGCAAAAGCAGATGGGCCGGTCGTAGATACCAGAGAGTCGTAA
- a CDS encoding phosphatidylserine decarboxylase family protein produces MADRAVGIPIVKEGLPFVGGLAGATLLCGVAGWPVATVVAGGFLLFTAWFFRNPSRTIPQQPNVVVSSGDGKVIAIEEEFEPRYLKEKSIRVTVFLNVFDVHVNRMPCAGTVEGVSYQPGQFLVASKPEATLHNEQNAVMVKTESGVKVLCVQVAGLIARRIVCWVGQGDRVQRGERFGLIRFGSRMDTFLPLGSKICVALGDRVKGGETIVGELR; encoded by the coding sequence ATGGCTGATCGAGCCGTCGGAATCCCGATTGTCAAAGAAGGCTTGCCGTTTGTCGGTGGTCTCGCAGGGGCGACACTGTTGTGCGGGGTGGCAGGCTGGCCCGTTGCAACAGTGGTGGCGGGTGGTTTTCTGCTGTTCACCGCCTGGTTCTTCCGGAATCCCAGCCGGACCATTCCACAGCAGCCGAACGTGGTGGTCTCATCCGGCGACGGCAAGGTCATTGCGATTGAGGAAGAATTCGAGCCGAGGTATTTGAAAGAAAAAAGCATTCGCGTCACAGTATTCCTGAACGTGTTCGACGTGCATGTCAACCGAATGCCCTGCGCCGGCACGGTCGAGGGGGTGAGTTATCAACCCGGCCAGTTTCTTGTGGCGAGCAAGCCGGAAGCGACACTGCATAATGAGCAGAATGCGGTGATGGTGAAGACCGAGTCGGGGGTGAAAGTGCTGTGTGTGCAAGTGGCAGGTTTGATTGCCCGCCGGATCGTCTGCTGGGTCGGGCAGGGTGATCGCGTGCAGCGTGGTGAACGGTTCGGGTTGATACGGTTCGGTTCGCGAATGGATACGTTCCTTCCGCTCGGGTCGAAGATTTGTGTTGCGCTGGGCGACCGTGTTAAAGGCGGCGAAACCATCGTGGGGGAACTCCGATGA